A window of Mucilaginibacter sp. PAMC 26640 contains these coding sequences:
- a CDS encoding phenylacetate--CoA ligase, which yields MELIKEKPEGTTLLQERKLQELLAYVAANSPFYKELFALHQVDYRTITSVADLSVIPVTTKDDLQQRNDEFLCVAPRDVVEYMSTSGTLGSPVTIALTENDLNRLAYNEYNSFLCAEGTSDDIYQLMLTLDRQFMAGIAYYSGIRKLGAGMVRLGPGVPALQWETIKRIKPTAIVGVPSFILKLIQFAKETGIDVNQTSVKKAICIGENIRNTDFSLNILGKKITEAWNIQLFSTYASTEMQTAFTECTQGKGGHYQPDLLIVELLDEQNQPVAPYTPGEVTITTLGVEGMPLLRYKTGDICMYFDEPCACGRTSLRLSSIIGRKKQMIKFKGTTLYPPALFDLLNEREEILDFVIEVYPDEIGLDQVLLYLVPAEDNEECDHRIRAYLQARLRVSPHIKYLSVEEIQKMQFSDASRKPIKFIDRRP from the coding sequence ATGGAATTGATAAAAGAGAAGCCCGAAGGGACCACTTTACTGCAGGAAAGAAAATTACAGGAACTGTTAGCTTATGTGGCTGCTAATTCCCCGTTCTATAAAGAGCTGTTCGCCCTGCACCAGGTAGATTACCGTACGATCACTTCGGTTGCCGATCTATCGGTGATCCCCGTTACCACAAAAGATGATCTGCAGCAGCGCAATGACGAATTCCTGTGTGTGGCTCCGCGTGATGTGGTGGAATATATGTCTACCTCCGGTACGCTCGGCAGCCCGGTTACTATAGCCCTCACCGAAAACGACCTCAACCGCCTGGCTTACAACGAGTACAATTCTTTCCTGTGCGCCGAAGGTACCAGCGATGATATCTATCAGCTGATGCTAACGCTGGACAGGCAGTTTATGGCCGGTATCGCCTATTATTCCGGCATTCGTAAATTGGGTGCAGGGATGGTACGTTTGGGCCCCGGCGTACCTGCTCTGCAATGGGAAACCATTAAGCGCATTAAACCAACAGCTATTGTGGGGGTACCGTCGTTTATTTTAAAACTCATACAGTTTGCAAAAGAGACCGGCATCGATGTTAACCAGACATCGGTGAAGAAAGCCATCTGTATCGGAGAGAATATCCGCAATACCGATTTCAGCCTGAACATTCTCGGTAAAAAAATCACCGAAGCCTGGAATATCCAGCTGTTTTCTACTTACGCCAGTACAGAAATGCAAACCGCTTTTACGGAGTGTACCCAAGGCAAAGGCGGCCATTACCAGCCTGATCTGCTGATTGTGGAGTTACTGGATGAGCAAAATCAGCCGGTTGCGCCATATACGCCCGGCGAGGTTACCATTACCACATTAGGAGTTGAAGGGATGCCGCTGCTGCGCTACAAAACCGGCGATATCTGTATGTATTTTGATGAGCCCTGTGCCTGCGGCCGAACCAGTTTGCGCCTGTCATCTATCATTGGCCGTAAAAAGCAGATGATCAAATTTAAAGGTACCACGCTGTACCCGCCGGCACTGTTCGATCTGCTGAACGAGCGGGAAGAGATCCTTGATTTTGTGATAGAAGTGTACCCGGATGAAATTGGGCTCGACCAGGTATTGCTTTACCTGGTGCCCGCCGAAGATAACGAAGAATGCGATCACCGCATCAGGGCGTACCTGCAGGCCCGGTTGCGCGTTAGCCCGCATATTAAATACCTATCGGTTGAAGAGATACAAAAAATGCAGTTCAGCGATGCCAGCCGCAAGCCCATCAAGTTTATAGATAGGCGCCCGTAA
- a CDS encoding histidine ammonia-lyase, whose amino-acid sequence MILVGQNVLSLADFSELIFKQKQIALDETALKKVNTNFEFLRQFSSNKLIYGINTGFGPMAQYKVTEENILQLQYNLIRSHSSGSGKVMPAQLSKALMIARLNSFMQAYSGVHPEAVEILKELINHNICPCIYEHGGVGASGDLVQLAHLGLILIGEGEVLFEDGVHPTIEIFNKFNIKPLTIHIREGLAIINGTSAMTGIGMINIIQAQKLLNWSLLFSAMINEVVQAFDDHFSKELNIVKHHKGQNKIAAMMREILKDSQLIRDRSEHLYNPDNLDQEVFEDKVQEYYSLRCVTQVLGPIYDTIKSAEHVVVNELNSVNDNPVIDHENQNIFHGGNFHGDYVSLEMDKLKIAITKLSMLAERQLNYLLNSKLNQKLPPFVNLGVLGFNFGMQGMQFTATSTVAENQTLSFPMYVHSIPNNNDNQDIVSMGCNAALMTKRVIDNSFEVLGIHLMTILQAIDYLNCQDKLSSVSRALYDQARGIFPKFVEDQPKYKDLQRIKEFLENNEHITAFAD is encoded by the coding sequence ATGATACTTGTTGGACAAAATGTCCTTTCCTTAGCTGATTTCTCGGAACTGATATTCAAACAAAAGCAGATTGCATTAGATGAAACCGCCTTGAAAAAGGTGAATACTAATTTTGAATTTCTCCGGCAGTTTTCGTCCAATAAGTTGATCTACGGCATCAATACCGGGTTTGGGCCAATGGCACAATACAAGGTAACCGAGGAGAATATACTGCAGTTGCAGTATAACCTTATTCGCAGCCATTCATCCGGCAGCGGCAAGGTGATGCCTGCACAACTGTCAAAGGCGTTAATGATAGCGCGGTTAAACAGCTTTATGCAGGCTTATTCGGGCGTGCATCCCGAGGCTGTCGAGATCCTGAAAGAGCTGATCAACCATAATATTTGTCCCTGCATTTACGAGCATGGCGGCGTAGGCGCAAGCGGCGATCTGGTACAACTGGCACACCTGGGTTTGATCCTGATTGGTGAAGGCGAAGTGCTGTTTGAAGATGGTGTTCATCCAACTATCGAGATCTTTAACAAATTCAACATTAAGCCGTTGACCATCCACATTCGGGAAGGTTTGGCCATTATTAACGGTACCTCCGCAATGACGGGTATCGGGATGATCAATATCATCCAGGCGCAGAAATTATTAAACTGGTCGCTGCTGTTTTCAGCGATGATCAACGAGGTGGTACAGGCGTTTGACGATCATTTTTCTAAAGAGCTTAATATTGTAAAACACCATAAGGGGCAAAATAAGATTGCCGCTATGATGCGGGAGATCCTAAAAGACAGTCAACTGATCCGTGACCGTTCTGAACATTTATACAACCCCGATAATTTAGACCAGGAAGTATTTGAGGATAAGGTGCAGGAATATTACTCACTGCGCTGTGTAACGCAAGTGCTTGGGCCGATCTATGACACCATCAAATCTGCGGAGCATGTGGTAGTGAACGAACTGAATTCGGTAAACGATAACCCGGTTATCGATCACGAGAACCAGAATATTTTTCACGGTGGCAACTTCCACGGCGATTACGTTTCGCTGGAGATGGATAAACTAAAGATTGCGATCACCAAGCTAAGTATGCTGGCCGAACGCCAGCTGAACTATCTGCTCAACAGTAAGCTGAACCAAAAGCTGCCGCCATTTGTAAATCTGGGCGTGCTGGGCTTTAACTTTGGCATGCAGGGGATGCAGTTCACGGCTACCTCTACCGTGGCGGAGAATCAAACCCTGTCATTCCCCATGTATGTACACAGCATCCCGAATAATAATGATAACCAGGATATTGTTAGCATGGGCTGTAATGCTGCGCTGATGACCAAGCGCGTTATCGATAACTCGTTTGAAGTGCTGGGCATCCACCTGATGACTATTTTACAGGCGATAGATTATTTGAATTGCCAGGATAAGCTCTCATCGGTATCCCGCGCCCTGTATGATCAGGCCAGGGGGATCTTCCCGAAATTTGTGGAGGATCAGCCAAAGTATAAAGACTTGCAGCGGATAAAAGAGTTCCTGGAAAACAACGAACATATTACTGCGTTTGCCGATTAG
- a CDS encoding beta-ketoacyl synthase: MNSAGEDIARGVYVVADNILSPLGKTTAANFAALKAGRTAVIQRSDPALSARPFFAALFDGDETFLADSDNRYTRFERMLVASVADALQISGIDAENSRTVLIVSSTKGNIGLLDTEVSSPELNARIALPASAKLVAAHFGFVNAPVVISNACISGVLALITAMRLLKSGQYDHAVVTGADEVSRFVLSGFQSFQALSDAVCKPFDSGRNGLNLGEGAATVILSTNSKYKDNLQVLGGSVSNDANHISGPSRTGEELGQAIKDALANAGKRPADIGFISAHGTATPYNDEMEASAITFAGLQNTPINSLKGYYGHTLGAAGLIESVISIQEAVQGLLIATPGYEHNGVTHEMKVSPTQTMIKTNTFLKTASGFGGCNAAMVIGKK; encoded by the coding sequence ATGAACAGTGCAGGCGAAGACATAGCACGCGGCGTGTATGTGGTTGCGGATAATATTTTATCTCCGTTAGGGAAAACCACTGCCGCAAATTTCGCAGCCTTAAAGGCCGGGCGAACAGCTGTGATACAACGCAGCGATCCGGCATTGTCTGCCCGGCCTTTCTTTGCCGCTCTGTTTGATGGGGACGAAACATTTCTCGCTGATTCCGATAACCGGTATACCCGCTTTGAGCGGATGCTTGTTGCATCTGTTGCTGATGCCCTGCAAATAAGCGGCATCGACGCAGAGAATAGCCGTACCGTTTTAATCGTTTCTTCTACCAAAGGCAACATTGGCCTGCTGGATACGGAAGTGAGTAGCCCGGAGCTTAACGCCCGGATTGCGCTGCCGGCTTCTGCAAAATTAGTTGCAGCACATTTTGGGTTTGTGAACGCCCCCGTAGTTATTTCAAACGCCTGTATTTCCGGGGTTTTGGCGTTGATTACCGCCATGCGTTTATTAAAATCCGGGCAATATGACCATGCAGTGGTAACGGGTGCAGATGAAGTATCCAGGTTTGTGCTATCCGGATTTCAATCCTTCCAGGCATTGAGCGATGCTGTATGTAAACCGTTTGATAGCGGGCGTAACGGTTTGAATTTAGGCGAAGGAGCTGCAACGGTTATATTATCAACCAACAGCAAGTACAAAGATAATTTGCAGGTTTTGGGCGGTTCGGTAAGCAATGATGCTAACCATATTTCTGGCCCGTCGCGCACCGGTGAAGAATTGGGGCAGGCCATAAAAGATGCTTTGGCAAATGCCGGCAAACGCCCGGCCGATATTGGGTTTATATCTGCACACGGCACAGCCACCCCCTATAACGACGAAATGGAGGCCAGTGCTATCACCTTTGCCGGGCTACAAAACACACCTATAAATAGTTTAAAAGGCTACTACGGCCATACGCTGGGCGCGGCAGGATTAATTGAATCTGTTATTTCTATCCAAGAGGCTGTTCAGGGGTTGCTTATTGCAACCCCCGGCTACGAGCATAACGGGGTTACCCATGAAATGAAGGTGAGCCCAACGCAGACCATGATTAAAACAAACACCTTTTTAAAAACAGCTTCTGGGTTTGGGGGTTGTAATGCTGCCATGGTTATTGGTAAAAAATAA
- a CDS encoding beta-ACP synthase: MYIAGVGVISAIGNNVNEHLTAFKNETAGMAGITLFDTVYEGKLPVAEVKLSNEELAGRVGLIDYNSRTTLLSLAAAQEALADANIPGIANLRTGFISANTVGGMDKSEDFFVDFLADNNKGKLKSVYDHECGSVTEIVADKLGITDFITTISTACSSSANAIFYGARLIRNDVADVVVAGGADALTKFTLNGFNTLMILDDDFCKPFDEERKGLNLGEGAGYVVLVSEKVAATLGKPMYCKLSGYNNSNDAYHQTASSPDGTGSYMAMTGALSKSGLSPADISYINLHGTGTPNNDSAEGTAVKRVFHPNYPPMSSTKSFTGHTLGASGGIEAVFSALAIRHKIIYPNLRFKTRITELPFEPEKHFQEEQPVNHVMSNSFGFGGNCTSLIFSAV; the protein is encoded by the coding sequence ATTTACATAGCGGGAGTTGGCGTTATTTCTGCCATCGGTAACAATGTGAACGAACATTTAACCGCATTTAAAAACGAGACGGCCGGTATGGCCGGTATTACCCTGTTTGATACCGTATATGAGGGTAAGCTGCCCGTTGCAGAAGTAAAGCTATCCAACGAAGAACTGGCCGGGCGGGTTGGGTTAATTGATTACAACAGCCGTACCACCTTACTCAGCCTGGCTGCTGCACAGGAGGCACTGGCAGATGCCAATATCCCCGGAATTGCCAACCTGCGTACCGGGTTTATTTCGGCAAACACCGTGGGCGGGATGGATAAGAGCGAAGATTTTTTTGTTGATTTTTTAGCCGATAATAACAAGGGGAAATTAAAGAGTGTATATGATCATGAGTGCGGCAGCGTTACCGAAATTGTAGCCGATAAGCTTGGGATAACCGATTTTATAACCACGATCAGCACGGCTTGTTCCTCATCTGCCAATGCTATTTTTTACGGTGCCCGGTTGATCCGGAACGACGTTGCCGACGTTGTGGTAGCGGGAGGTGCGGATGCTTTGACCAAATTTACGCTGAATGGATTCAATACGCTGATGATATTGGATGATGATTTTTGTAAGCCATTTGATGAGGAGCGGAAGGGCTTAAATTTGGGCGAGGGTGCCGGTTACGTGGTGCTGGTATCAGAAAAAGTTGCAGCAACTTTAGGCAAACCCATGTATTGTAAATTAAGCGGCTACAATAACAGCAATGACGCTTACCATCAAACCGCGTCATCTCCGGATGGCACCGGCTCTTATATGGCCATGACGGGTGCACTTTCCAAAAGCGGCCTAAGCCCGGCGGATATCAGCTATATCAACCTGCATGGCACCGGCACGCCAAATAACGACAGTGCCGAGGGTACAGCGGTAAAGCGGGTATTTCATCCCAATTATCCCCCCATGAGCTCTACCAAATCATTCACGGGGCATACCCTTGGTGCAAGTGGTGGTATCGAAGCGGTGTTTTCTGCTCTGGCCATCCGGCATAAGATCATCTATCCTAATCTGCGTTTTAAAACCCGCATAACCGAATTGCCTTTTGAGCCCGAGAAGCATTTCCAGGAAGAGCAACCGGTTAACCATGTAATGTCCAATTCATTTGGCTTTGGTGGGAATTGCACATCTTTAATTTTTTCGGCTGTTTAA
- a CDS encoding acyl carrier protein has translation METTELKEQLKRQIIQFLNLTDLTPADISDTEPLFGEGLGLDSIDSLELIVLLKKEYGVDIKDPREGRKALVDVATMADYIQANSPK, from the coding sequence ATGGAAACTACCGAATTAAAAGAGCAGCTTAAGCGTCAGATCATCCAATTTTTAAACCTTACCGACCTTACTCCTGCTGATATAAGTGATACAGAACCGCTATTTGGCGAAGGACTGGGCCTCGATTCTATCGACTCGCTCGAGCTGATCGTATTGTTAAAAAAAGAGTATGGTGTAGACATTAAAGACCCGAGAGAGGGCCGTAAAGCATTGGTAGATGTAGCTACCATGGCCGATTATATCCAGGCTAATAGTCCAAAATAA
- a CDS encoding ABC transporter permease — MFKLKATIIKDLRILFRDKVGISLMFVMPIILVIVVTNIQNSTFQLVNKNKLSIIINSIDTGASSKQLIKAIDKIGMFNVSLVAGDKTEREIADAMHEKDAMLGVIIPADFSKKVAAKSKAVAGKALISFGLQSDTVKNVGDVDPLTVYYNPVLQDNIRSSIQGALRSALQLVESRETLRTLYLAINEKQLPESLENEMLNNKTAINEIPVSKDGTRTTPNATQHNVPAWTIFAMFFIIMSLGGSIVREKVSGSFIRLKTLPTNYLVGLLSKQITYLAVTMLQAAVIFSMGIWLFPVFGLPALNVPTDLLALVIVTIICGWCAVSYAMCVGVFSNTQEQANGFGAVSIVILACIGGLMVPSFAMQGFAKTAANISPMHWCLQAYYTLFLEGGKLKDVINNIIPLFLITLLLQGITYAGLKRKNLI; from the coding sequence ATGTTTAAATTAAAAGCAACGATCATAAAAGATCTCCGGATCCTCTTCCGCGATAAAGTGGGCATTTCGCTGATGTTCGTAATGCCCATAATCCTGGTGATCGTAGTCACTAACATTCAAAACAGCACCTTTCAGCTGGTAAATAAAAACAAGCTCTCTATCATTATAAATAGTATCGATACCGGCGCATCCAGCAAACAATTGATCAAAGCAATTGACAAGATTGGCATGTTTAACGTATCGTTGGTAGCAGGAGATAAAACCGAGCGGGAAATTGCCGATGCTATGCATGAAAAGGATGCCATGCTGGGGGTGATCATACCCGCTGATTTTTCTAAAAAGGTAGCGGCCAAATCAAAAGCAGTGGCCGGCAAAGCTTTGATCAGTTTCGGGTTGCAGAGCGATACCGTTAAAAATGTGGGCGATGTTGATCCCCTTACGGTATATTACAACCCGGTTTTGCAGGATAATATCCGGTCATCTATTCAGGGCGCTTTAAGAAGCGCGCTGCAGCTGGTAGAAAGCCGCGAAACGTTGCGTACACTTTACCTGGCCATTAACGAAAAACAATTGCCCGAGAGCCTGGAGAACGAGATGCTGAACAATAAGACAGCGATAAACGAAATTCCGGTATCTAAAGACGGTACGCGTACAACGCCCAATGCTACCCAGCACAACGTACCCGCCTGGACCATCTTTGCCATGTTCTTTATCATTATGTCGCTTGGCGGCAGCATTGTACGGGAAAAGGTGAGCGGAAGCTTTATCCGGTTAAAAACACTCCCTACCAATTACCTGGTGGGTTTACTATCTAAACAGATCACCTACCTGGCGGTTACCATGCTGCAGGCAGCGGTTATATTTTCTATGGGCATATGGTTGTTCCCTGTTTTTGGGTTACCTGCCTTAAACGTACCAACAGATCTGCTGGCGCTCGTCATCGTCACCATTATTTGCGGCTGGTGTGCGGTAAGTTATGCCATGTGTGTGGGTGTTTTTTCGAATACCCAGGAGCAGGCCAACGGCTTTGGCGCCGTATCTATTGTAATACTGGCCTGTATAGGCGGGCTAATGGTACCCAGCTTTGCCATGCAGGGTTTTGCTAAAACTGCAGCCAATATTTCACCAATGCACTGGTGCCTGCAAGCATATTACACGCTGTTTTTGGAAGGCGGAAAACTCAAAGATGTTATAAATAATATTATACCTTTATTCCTGATAACCCTATTGCTCCAGGGAATTACCTATGCGGGCTTAAAAAGAAAGAACTTAATATAA
- a CDS encoding ABC transporter ATP-binding protein, with product MGLNEPLAIEVDHIGFRYPGNPDVSFTDLSLKVPKGVRFGLFGPNGAGKTTLISLMTGLLSADEGKIKLLGQQIGKQKSGVNKLFGFVPQDFSFYHELSPVENLEFFGAWSGLSKQAIIIRTDELLTILGLNDVRDKQVHKFSGGMKRRVNLAIGVIHNPAILFLDEPTVGVDVQTGHAIVNYLLQLNESGTTLVYTSHQLSEAEELCQQVALIDGGKIIAQDSMEQLLKTHNQANLEQLFLNLTGKEYRN from the coding sequence ATGGGATTAAACGAGCCACTGGCTATCGAAGTAGATCATATAGGGTTCCGGTATCCCGGCAATCCTGATGTATCTTTTACCGATCTTAGTCTAAAGGTTCCAAAAGGCGTTCGCTTTGGCTTATTTGGGCCTAATGGTGCCGGCAAAACTACGCTCATTAGTCTCATGACGGGCTTACTTAGCGCCGATGAAGGCAAGATCAAATTGCTGGGGCAGCAAATTGGCAAGCAAAAAAGCGGGGTTAATAAACTCTTCGGCTTTGTTCCGCAGGATTTTTCTTTTTACCATGAATTGAGCCCGGTAGAAAACCTGGAATTCTTCGGCGCCTGGAGCGGGCTCTCTAAACAGGCTATTATAATACGTACAGACGAACTGCTAACCATACTGGGGCTAAACGATGTGCGCGATAAACAGGTACATAAATTCTCGGGCGGGATGAAAAGGCGCGTGAACCTGGCGATTGGTGTGATCCATAACCCAGCCATCTTATTTTTGGATGAGCCTACCGTTGGGGTGGATGTGCAAACCGGGCACGCCATTGTTAACTATCTGCTGCAACTTAATGAAAGTGGCACAACACTGGTTTATACATCGCACCAATTGAGCGAGGCCGAGGAGCTTTGCCAGCAGGTTGCTTTGATAGATGGCGGCAAGATCATTGCCCAGGACAGTATGGAGCAATTGCTAAAAACACACAATCAAGCTAATTTAGAGCAACTGTTTTTGAACTTAACAGGTAAGGAGTACAGAAACTGA
- a CDS encoding peptidase: protein MIEFKHRQSAHCESGVTSNLLWESSGGKISEPLAFGIGAGLFFAYIPLIKINNGPAIAFRTFPGYIFSRTCKALGIPVERKKFYSKEKAEGFLNEAINTGQPVGCQVGVYYLPYFPKQYRFHFNAHNLIVYGREGDQYMISDPIMEEATTMSSYELERVRFAKGALAPKGHIYYPKEIKNITHEQIKQAIKNGIKKNVSNMLNIPGAFAGVAGIAYTGKRIKKWRDKLGLEKSGLYLAQLVRMQEEIGTGGGGFRYIYAAFLQQAAIYWPDKNLLDISNVFTVSGDLWRTAAVQAAGIFKGRLTSQADFDQMGDYLVEIAKVEKQAFEQLKKIKWD, encoded by the coding sequence ATGATTGAGTTTAAACACCGTCAGAGTGCACATTGTGAATCGGGCGTTACCAGTAATTTATTATGGGAAAGCTCGGGCGGTAAAATATCCGAGCCACTCGCATTTGGTATAGGTGCCGGCTTATTTTTCGCCTACATCCCGCTTATCAAAATAAATAACGGCCCGGCTATAGCGTTCCGTACGTTTCCGGGTTATATTTTTAGCCGTACTTGCAAGGCACTGGGCATCCCGGTGGAACGTAAAAAATTTTATTCAAAAGAGAAGGCGGAAGGATTTCTGAATGAGGCGATCAATACCGGCCAGCCTGTTGGATGCCAGGTGGGGGTTTATTACTTGCCCTACTTCCCCAAGCAATACCGTTTCCATTTTAACGCACATAATCTTATTGTGTACGGCCGCGAAGGTGATCAATACATGATCAGCGACCCCATAATGGAAGAGGCCACCACCATGAGCAGTTACGAACTGGAACGGGTTCGTTTTGCAAAAGGGGCACTGGCGCCTAAGGGCCATATTTATTATCCAAAAGAAATAAAAAACATCACGCACGAGCAGATCAAACAGGCCATTAAAAACGGCATTAAAAAAAACGTATCCAATATGCTGAACATCCCCGGGGCTTTTGCAGGGGTGGCCGGCATTGCCTATACCGGCAAGCGGATTAAAAAATGGCGCGATAAGCTTGGCCTGGAAAAATCAGGCCTTTACCTGGCCCAACTGGTACGCATGCAGGAAGAGATTGGTACAGGCGGGGGTGGCTTCAGATATATTTATGCGGCGTTTTTGCAGCAGGCAGCTATTTATTGGCCGGACAAGAACCTTTTAGACATCTCGAATGTATTTACTGTATCAGGAGATCTGTGGCGGACCGCTGCGGTGCAGGCTGCGGGTATTTTCAAAGGAAGATTAACCAGCCAGGCTGATTTTGATCAGATGGGTGACTACCTTGTAGAAATTGCCAAAGTAGAAAAACAGGCTTTTGAGCAATTAAAAAAAATCAAATGGGATTAA